CGATGTGTGACAgtaaaacaggcaaaaaaaaaatagaagggaGCTTTGTTGAGCATTTTCAGATATGTAAACCATAGAAATGGATTTATGCAAATGGGCTTTTTGtgaattttcagtttcaagGATAGTGCTGaggttttatttgaaaaggCTGAGGTAAATAAGATTATTAGGGTGCTTAAATGTGATACATAATCAATATTAATATACTTAGGTTTAAGTTAATACTGATTATCACTTGGAAAAGTTCTCAGGAAGGAAAGAGCAGACCTTACCCAAATTATTAGGCCCTGTCTTCATATATTCAAAAATCCTTGATgttttagcattttaatattaattctGAATGGCAGAAGTATGACTGCTTCGTATGACTCTGCTGGTTGTAAACTTGGTTAAGATGTTCTAGGAAAAGAAGATCttagaagaaattattcatgTAGGTTTTGTTTGGTGGGTAAATCATCTGCAGTGATCAGAGCCTGCTTGTATGATTTCAGCTCTCCTGGTCTGTCTTCCTCAGTTCTACAGCTTTTAGCAAGAGAATTTTTCTGAAGTACTGACCGAATGCTAAATGCTGAACACAATCTTTGCAACACAGATAACCAACAAGAacttacagtaaaaaaaagctCTTCTTCACAAAGTTCTGTGCTTTGTGTAGCAGCACCTTCTCATTTTCAGTGCCCCTGGGATGACCTACGCCATTATTTAACAGACAATTTTGCCACTAATATATTGCAACACTAATTCCGAATTTATTTTTCGTCTTGTGTTCCAGGCATCATGATTTGGACAAACAGTTTAAGTCTCTTCACCGGGTTTCTTCTCCTGTCCGTGTTCGCCAGGAAGGCGGTGCCTGAAGAGAACATCATTGCAACCAAGAAGGGCAAAGTCAGAGGGACCagcctgcaggtgctggggggGACAGTCACAGCCTTCCTGGGAATCCCTTACGGGCAGCCCCCCATTGGGAGGCTGAGATTCCAAAAGCCAGAACCTCGGGAGAAATGGGCAGATGTTTGGGACGCCACCAGACACGCAAACTCGTGTTACCAGCCCATAGACACAACTTACCCGGGCTTTGCTGGCTCAGAGATGTGGAACCCGAAAACCAACCTAAGTGAGGACTGTTTATACCTGAATGTGTGGGTTCCTTCTCCCAAGCCCAAGAACGCCACTGTCATGGTGTGGATTTATGGGGGTGGCTTCGAGTCCGGGTCCACTTCCCTGCCTGTCTACGATGGGAAGTTTCTGGCCAGGGTGGAAAGAGTGGTCGTGGTTTCCATGAACTACAGGACTGGTGCACTGGGATTTCTGTCCTTGCCAGGAAACAAGAAAGCTCCTGGAAATGCAGGTTTATTTGATCAAAGGTTGGCACTTCAGTGGGTCCAGAAGAACATAGCAGCTTTTGGAGGCAATCCCAAAAGCGTGACTCTGTTTGGAGAGAGCGCTGGCTCGGCCTCTGTCACCTATCACCTCCTTTCTCCTGAAAGCCACCCTTTATTCACCAGGGCCATCCTGCAGAGTGGGTCTGCAAATGCCCCCTGGGCTGCAATTACATCTTCAGAGGCCAGGAACAGAGCAGTGGCTTTGGCCAAACACCTCCAGTGTCCCACCAGCAATGAGTCAGAGCTCATTTTCTGCCTCCAAGACAAGGACCCGAAGGAAATagtggaaaatgaaatgtttgccGTTTCACACGGCTCtcttttacaaatatatttctgtcCGAGCGTGGATGGTGATTTCCTGGTGGACATGCCAGAAGTATTGATGGAGAATGGTCTTTTCAAAGAGACCCAGATCTTGGTGGGCGTTAATAAAGATGAAGGGTTATCATTTCTGGCATACGGAGTCCCTGGCCTTGACAAGGATAGCGACGGCTTGATCAATAAAACCCAGTTTGAGGCAGCTTTAACTCTGGCCTTCCCAAGAGCGAGCAAACTCGCGATAGAATCGATCATCTTCCACTACACAGACTGGGAAAACCTGGGAAAGCCGGAGCACTACCGGGATGCCATCGATGACGCTGTCGGCGACTACAACATCATCTGTCCCGCGGTGGAGTTCAGCACCAGCTTCGCCCAGCTGGGCCACCACGTGTTCCTCTATTTCTTTGAGCACCGCTCCTCCAAGCTGCCCTGGCCAGAGTGGATGGGGGTCATGCACGGCTACGAGATCGAGTTTGTGTTCGGGCtgcccctggagagga
The genomic region above belongs to Motacilla alba alba isolate MOTALB_02 chromosome 9, Motacilla_alba_V1.0_pri, whole genome shotgun sequence and contains:
- the BCHE gene encoding cholinesterase isoform X1; this encodes MLCCPPAVGQPGFAPAAWNSGGNNAQEPREKGGYQDNSRFSLICAGIGISGNALLCPFVALRGKLPLLCEWNSVCSRPWHYSRDPGLSIMIWTNSLSLFTGFLLLSVFARKAVPEENIIATKKGKVRGTSLQVLGGTVTAFLGIPYGQPPIGRLRFQKPEPREKWADVWDATRHANSCYQPIDTTYPGFAGSEMWNPKTNLSEDCLYLNVWVPSPKPKNATVMVWIYGGGFESGSTSLPVYDGKFLARVERVVVVSMNYRTGALGFLSLPGNKKAPGNAGLFDQRLALQWVQKNIAAFGGNPKSVTLFGESAGSASVTYHLLSPESHPLFTRAILQSGSANAPWAAITSSEARNRAVALAKHLQCPTSNESELIFCLQDKDPKEIVENEMFAVSHGSLLQIYFCPSVDGDFLVDMPEVLMENGLFKETQILVGVNKDEGLSFLAYGVPGLDKDSDGLINKTQFEAALTLAFPRASKLAIESIIFHYTDWENLGKPEHYRDAIDDAVGDYNIICPAVEFSTSFAQLGHHVFLYFFEHRSSKLPWPEWMGVMHGYEIEFVFGLPLERRVNYTKAEELLSRSMMRHWATFAKTGAPNGTLTNGVKWPVFTSANQKYLTLNTNTSEVLTKLRAQHCRFWKHFFPKVMEMTGNIDEAEREWKAGFHRWNNYMSDWKNQFNDYTSKKELCSL
- the BCHE gene encoding cholinesterase isoform X2: MEQRIMIWTNSLSLFTGFLLLSVFARKAVPEENIIATKKGKVRGTSLQVLGGTVTAFLGIPYGQPPIGRLRFQKPEPREKWADVWDATRHANSCYQPIDTTYPGFAGSEMWNPKTNLSEDCLYLNVWVPSPKPKNATVMVWIYGGGFESGSTSLPVYDGKFLARVERVVVVSMNYRTGALGFLSLPGNKKAPGNAGLFDQRLALQWVQKNIAAFGGNPKSVTLFGESAGSASVTYHLLSPESHPLFTRAILQSGSANAPWAAITSSEARNRAVALAKHLQCPTSNESELIFCLQDKDPKEIVENEMFAVSHGSLLQIYFCPSVDGDFLVDMPEVLMENGLFKETQILVGVNKDEGLSFLAYGVPGLDKDSDGLINKTQFEAALTLAFPRASKLAIESIIFHYTDWENLGKPEHYRDAIDDAVGDYNIICPAVEFSTSFAQLGHHVFLYFFEHRSSKLPWPEWMGVMHGYEIEFVFGLPLERRVNYTKAEELLSRSMMRHWATFAKTGAPNGTLTNGVKWPVFTSANQKYLTLNTNTSEVLTKLRAQHCRFWKHFFPKVMEMTGNIDEAEREWKAGFHRWNNYMSDWKNQFNDYTSKKELCSL
- the BCHE gene encoding cholinesterase isoform X3 yields the protein MIWTNSLSLFTGFLLLSVFARKAVPEENIIATKKGKVRGTSLQVLGGTVTAFLGIPYGQPPIGRLRFQKPEPREKWADVWDATRHANSCYQPIDTTYPGFAGSEMWNPKTNLSEDCLYLNVWVPSPKPKNATVMVWIYGGGFESGSTSLPVYDGKFLARVERVVVVSMNYRTGALGFLSLPGNKKAPGNAGLFDQRLALQWVQKNIAAFGGNPKSVTLFGESAGSASVTYHLLSPESHPLFTRAILQSGSANAPWAAITSSEARNRAVALAKHLQCPTSNESELIFCLQDKDPKEIVENEMFAVSHGSLLQIYFCPSVDGDFLVDMPEVLMENGLFKETQILVGVNKDEGLSFLAYGVPGLDKDSDGLINKTQFEAALTLAFPRASKLAIESIIFHYTDWENLGKPEHYRDAIDDAVGDYNIICPAVEFSTSFAQLGHHVFLYFFEHRSSKLPWPEWMGVMHGYEIEFVFGLPLERRVNYTKAEELLSRSMMRHWATFAKTGAPNGTLTNGVKWPVFTSANQKYLTLNTNTSEVLTKLRAQHCRFWKHFFPKVMEMTGNIDEAEREWKAGFHRWNNYMSDWKNQFNDYTSKKELCSL